A region of Dermochelys coriacea isolate rDerCor1 chromosome 1, rDerCor1.pri.v4, whole genome shotgun sequence DNA encodes the following proteins:
- the ZIC5 gene encoding zinc finger protein ZIC 5 has protein sequence MFLKAGRGKKITTVSVDGPACVVMEPPLSKRNPTLRLADLAAAQPHPHQTMTGFPGLGSHHVHSHPAAHLHPGEMGSDPGVALTPFGPEHMAQASVLKLSPAQPLAAHPEAQTAAAFASPAAQSGAAAAAVSSYPAGAAAPAPHPGYAASSAGTSSARDFILRRELPGAAMHGALGEPHPAASSPHPHPHHGVFISAAGTYGPSDGAAAHPVFPALHEQPAPGGHHPLNGQMRLGLAAAELYGRAEPYGAASSLHGYGSLGLNVSLAAASHGHHPAPPHHPGAAAAAFLRYMRQPIKQELICKWLEQEPPPPPPPASAAAKPCSKTFSTMHELVNHVTVEHVGGPEQSSHVCYWEECPREGKPFKAKYKLINHIRVHTGEKPFPCPFPGCGKVFARSENLKIHKRTHTGEKPFKCEFDGCDRKFANSSDRKKHSHVHTSDKPYYCKVRGCDKSYTHPSSLRKHMKIHCKSPPLSPTPGSHGYQSAGTPLGAPLSPAQDSARGRSANLSPQVTNLNEWYVCQASGASNNLHTPSSNVTSSGSEDEEAYRNSDTRTIH, from the exons ATGTTTTTGAAGGCgggcagagggaaaaaaataacaaCAGTGAGTGTAGATGGGCCGGCTTGTGTAGTTATGGAGCCCCCTTTGAGCAAGAGGAACCCGACACTGAGATTAGCGGATTTGGCAGCGGCTCAGCCCCATCCTCATCAGACTATGACAGGCTTCCCGGGGCTGGGGAGCCACCACGTCCACTCCCACCCCGCCGCTCACCTCCACCCTGGGGAGATGGGGAGTGACCCCGGCGTGGCCCTCACGCCATTCGGACCCGAGCACATGGCCCAAGCGAGCGTCCTCAAACTCAGCCCCGCGCAGCCTCTCGCGGCGCATCCCGAGGCGCAGACAGCGGCCGCCTTTGCCTCGCCGGCGGCCCAGagcggcgccgccgccgccgcggtcAGCAGCTACCCGGCCGGCGCGGCGGCCCCGGCTCCCCACCCGGGCTACGCCGCCAGCAGCGCCGGCACCAGCAGCGCCAGGGACTTCATCCTGCGGAGGGAGCTGCCCGGCGCGGCCATGCACGGGGCGCTGGGGGAGCCGCACCCCGcggccagctccccccacccgcacccccacCACGGCGTCTTCATCTCCGCCGCCGGCACCTACGGCCCGTCGGACGGGGCCGCGGCCCACCCGGTCTTCCCGGCGCTGCACGAGCAGCCGGCCCCCGGCGGGCACCACCCGCTGAACGGCCAGATGCGCCTGGGGCTGGCGGCCGCAGAGCTCTACGGCCGGGCCGAGCCTTACGGGGCCGCCTCCTCGCTGCACGGCTACGGCTCCCTGGGCTTGAACGTCAGCCTGGCGGCGGCCAGCCACGGGCACCACCcggcccccccccaccacccgggggcggcggcggcggccttCCTCCGGTACATGCGGCAGCCCATCAAGCAGGAGCTCATCTGCaagtggctggagcaggagccgccgccgccgccgccgccggccagCGCCGCCGCGAAGCCCTGCTCGAAAACTTTCAGCACCATGCACGAGCTGGTGAACCATGTCACCGTGGAGCACGTCGGCGGGCCGGAGCAGAGCAGCCACGTGTGCTACTGGGAGGAGTGTCCCCGGGAAGGGAAACCTTTCAAGGCCAAGTACAAACTGATCAACCACATCCGCGTGCACACCGGGGAGaagcccttcccctgccccttcccgggCTGCGGCAAGGTCTTCGCCCGCTCCGAGAACCTCAAGATTCACAAGCGCACTCATACAG GAGAGAAGCCTTTTAAATGCGAATTTGATGGCTGCGACAGGAAGTTTGCCAATAGCAGTGACAGAAAGAAACACTCCCATGTCCACACGAGTGATAAGCCATATTACTGCAAAGTCAGAGGCTGTGATAAATCTTACACGCATCCCAGCTCTTTAAGAAAACACATGAAGATACACTGCAAGTCTCCACCACTTTCTCCTACCCCTGGATCTCACGGTTATCAGTCTGCAGGAACCCCTCTAGGtgctcccctttcccctgcccagGACTCAGCCAGGGGCCGCTCTGCCAATCTTTCCCCTCAGGTCACCAACCTCAATGAGTGGTATGTCTGTCAGGCCAGTGGGGCTTCTAATAACCTTCATACACCTTCCAGCAATGTAACATCCTCTGGATCTGAAGATGAAGAGGCTTATAGAAACTCTGATACCAGAACTATCCAttag